One Streptomyces sp. R28 DNA window includes the following coding sequences:
- a CDS encoding class I SAM-dependent methyltransferase, which yields MATLWDLMRDCIPDDHARQVTSRYYVDEVMGAPGAPGLVVDLGCGRGTSAALFRKHDREVRWVGVDIRDSPEAGQRTPGGDPVVHYDGVHLPLGSDSLPLIYSHQVFEHVARPRELLAEIARVLEPGGHFIGSTSQFEPYHSFSLWNYTPYGFRVLVEEAGLALEEIRPSLDGVALIMRSYLGRPPEYSRYWDEQSPLNTEIDGWAKENGRRRTALVNLRKLTYCGQFAFRVGKPALA from the coding sequence ATGGCGACCCTCTGGGACCTCATGCGGGACTGCATCCCCGACGACCACGCCCGTCAGGTCACCTCGCGGTACTACGTCGACGAGGTGATGGGCGCCCCCGGCGCACCCGGGCTGGTCGTCGACCTGGGATGCGGCCGCGGTACGTCTGCCGCGCTCTTCCGCAAGCACGACCGGGAGGTGCGGTGGGTCGGGGTCGACATCCGGGACTCGCCGGAGGCCGGTCAGCGCACGCCCGGCGGTGACCCGGTGGTGCACTACGACGGCGTCCACCTCCCCCTCGGCTCGGACTCCCTCCCGCTGATCTACTCGCACCAGGTCTTCGAACACGTCGCCCGCCCGCGCGAACTGCTGGCGGAGATCGCCCGAGTGCTGGAGCCCGGCGGGCATTTCATCGGATCAACATCACAGTTCGAGCCGTACCACTCCTTCAGCCTGTGGAACTACACGCCGTACGGCTTCCGGGTCCTGGTCGAGGAGGCGGGACTCGCGCTGGAGGAGATCCGGCCCTCGCTCGACGGAGTGGCGCTGATCATGCGCAGCTACCTGGGCCGGCCGCCGGAGTACAGCCGTTACTGGGACGAGCAGTCCCCGCTCAACACCGAGATCGACGGGTGGGCGAAGGAGAACGGACGCCGCAGGACGGCCCTGGTGAACCTGCGCAAGCTGACGTACTGCGGCCAGTTCGCGTTCCGGGTGGGCAAGCCCGCGCTCGCCTAG
- a CDS encoding EamA family transporter has product MTPLVTTAVLLAAVTHASWNAIAHKITDKLVAFTLITGGGVLIGAAIVPFAAFPAAGAWPYLLASAVVHIVYFALLMKSFRLGDFGQAYPIARGTAPLVVAVLAALVAHEVPDGWAAAGIACSCAGLTGVALWGLRGRRPDWAAIGAALATGLSIAAYTVLDGLGVRASGSSVGYIAWLMTVQGLAVPAYAVWRRRGETVAVLRPFAGVGLLGAAMSFAAYALVLWAQTKAELAPIAALRESSIIVGAAIGAVFFKERFGAPRIAAAALLVVGIGMMLHAS; this is encoded by the coding sequence GTGACCCCGCTGGTCACCACCGCCGTCCTGTTGGCGGCCGTCACGCACGCCAGTTGGAACGCCATCGCCCACAAGATCACCGACAAGCTGGTCGCGTTCACGCTCATCACGGGCGGCGGGGTGCTGATCGGCGCGGCCATCGTGCCGTTCGCGGCGTTCCCGGCGGCGGGGGCGTGGCCGTATCTCCTCGCCTCGGCCGTCGTCCACATCGTCTACTTCGCGCTGCTCATGAAGTCCTTCCGGCTCGGCGACTTCGGGCAGGCCTACCCCATCGCGCGCGGCACCGCGCCGCTCGTCGTCGCCGTGCTCGCCGCCCTCGTCGCGCACGAGGTGCCGGACGGGTGGGCGGCGGCCGGGATCGCCTGCTCCTGCGCGGGACTTACCGGCGTCGCGCTGTGGGGTCTGCGTGGGCGCCGGCCCGACTGGGCGGCGATCGGCGCGGCGTTGGCGACGGGGCTGAGCATCGCGGCGTACACCGTCCTCGACGGGCTGGGCGTACGGGCCTCCGGGTCGTCCGTCGGCTACATCGCCTGGCTGATGACGGTCCAGGGCCTCGCCGTTCCGGCGTATGCCGTCTGGCGCCGGCGCGGGGAGACGGTCGCCGTGCTGCGGCCGTTCGCGGGGGTGGGGCTGCTGGGTGCCGCGATGTCCTTCGCCGCGTACGCGCTGGTCCTGTGGGCGCAGACGAAGGCGGAGTTGGCGCCGATCGCGGCCCTGCGGGAGTCCTCGATCATCGTGGGGGCGGCCATCGGGGCCGTCTTCTTCAAGGAGCGGTTCGGAGCGCCCCGGATTGCGGCGGCGGCTCTGCTGGTCGTGGGCATCGGGATGATGCTGCACGCCAGTTAG
- a CDS encoding YbaK/EbsC family protein, with translation MTRFDEALRELGLTDLHTRIRRFPDETRTAAEAAAAIGCELSQICKSLIFAADGVPVLVLMDGASRVDVELVRKELGAEQVTRARADVVRETTGYAIGGVPPFGHRTKTRVLADRSLLDHDVVWAAAGNPHAVFPMAPKDLVTHAGATLVDVREQTQTQTS, from the coding sequence ATGACCCGTTTCGACGAGGCCCTGCGTGAGCTCGGCCTGACCGACCTCCACACCCGTATCCGCCGCTTCCCGGACGAGACCCGTACCGCCGCCGAGGCCGCCGCGGCCATCGGGTGTGAGCTGAGCCAGATCTGCAAGTCACTCATCTTCGCCGCCGACGGGGTGCCGGTGCTGGTGCTCATGGACGGGGCGTCCCGGGTGGACGTGGAGCTGGTCCGCAAGGAACTCGGCGCCGAGCAGGTCACGCGGGCCAGGGCCGATGTCGTACGGGAGACCACCGGCTACGCCATCGGGGGCGTACCGCCCTTCGGGCACCGTACGAAGACGCGGGTGCTCGCCGATCGGTCGCTGCTCGACCACGACGTCGTGTGGGCCGCCGCAGGGAACCCGCATGCCGTCTTCCCCATGGCACCCAAGGACCTTGTCACCCACGCCGGCGCCACCCTGGTGGACGTGCGCGAGCAGACGCAGACGCAGACTTCGTGA
- a CDS encoding DUF397 domain-containing protein — protein sequence MSTPELHWFKSSYSDSSNGNDCVEVATTPATIHIRDSKTPGAPHLTVAPGTWNSFVGHVSDR from the coding sequence ATGAGCACCCCGGAACTCCACTGGTTCAAGAGCAGCTACAGCGACAGCAGCAACGGCAACGACTGCGTCGAGGTCGCCACCACCCCCGCCACCATCCACATCCGTGACTCCAAGACCCCCGGCGCCCCTCACCTCACCGTCGCCCCGGGCACCTGGAATTCATTCGTGGGCCACGTATCCGACCGCTAG
- a CDS encoding helix-turn-helix domain-containing protein: MNDQVDEAGWDVEPGDEIEPVVQAVGRLLKVCRESAGMRAAELGEVMGYGEDMVRKMERGQRIPRPEFLDRADDVLRAQGHLKAFKRDMEQARYPKKVRELADLEGRAVELLMYGNHNLHSLLQTEEYMQALLATWRPAYSPDQLERMVAGRMARKSIFDRSPAPELSFVQEEVTLRRPIGDTMVLRRQLEHLLEVAQLPFVELQVMPTSRANHPGTGGRIQVLKFGDGTGVGRTDGDFGGRPVSNPRQLRLLDLRYGIIRAQALTPGESLAFIEQALGEL, from the coding sequence GTGAACGACCAGGTGGACGAGGCCGGTTGGGATGTCGAGCCGGGGGATGAGATCGAGCCGGTGGTCCAGGCGGTGGGGCGACTGCTGAAGGTGTGCCGGGAGTCGGCGGGGATGCGGGCGGCCGAGCTCGGGGAGGTCATGGGCTACGGCGAGGACATGGTCCGCAAGATGGAGCGGGGGCAGCGGATTCCCCGGCCGGAGTTCCTGGACAGAGCGGACGACGTCCTGCGGGCGCAGGGCCATCTCAAGGCGTTCAAGCGGGACATGGAGCAGGCCCGGTACCCGAAGAAGGTGCGGGAGCTGGCGGACTTGGAGGGGCGTGCGGTTGAGCTGTTGATGTACGGCAACCACAACCTGCACAGCTTGTTGCAGACCGAGGAGTACATGCAGGCGCTGCTCGCGACATGGCGCCCGGCCTACTCACCCGACCAGCTTGAGCGAATGGTGGCGGGGCGCATGGCCCGCAAGTCCATCTTCGACCGGTCCCCTGCGCCGGAACTCAGCTTTGTCCAGGAAGAGGTCACGCTGCGCCGCCCGATCGGGGACACAATGGTGTTGCGCCGACAGCTCGAACACCTGCTGGAGGTGGCCCAGTTGCCGTTCGTGGAGCTTCAGGTGATGCCGACCTCCCGCGCGAACCACCCCGGGACGGGGGGCCGGATTCAGGTGCTGAAGTTCGGCGACGGAACCGGAGTCGGGCGCACCGACGGCGACTTCGGCGGCCGTCCAGTCTCCAATCCGAGGCAGCTCCGGCTTCTTGACCTGCGGTATGGCATTATCCGGGCTCAGGCGCTCACGCCAGGGGAGTCTCTGGCCTTCATCGAGCAAGCGCTGGGAGAACTATGA
- a CDS encoding ATP-binding protein: protein MNREMTARNFSVLLSPTPRGARLARLLAREQLRSWGIPLDPAEHIVAELANNAATHGRVAGRDFRLTLYVVADTLRIEVTDTRGDLLPQGTPTGRGLLLVEALADRWGAAAGPYPRKTVWAEVRRGTALARPSCPPAVRPGRC from the coding sequence ATGAACCGCGAGATGACTGCCCGCAACTTCAGCGTCCTGCTGTCCCCCACGCCCCGCGGCGCCCGCCTCGCCCGACTCCTCGCCAGGGAGCAACTCCGCAGCTGGGGGATCCCGTTGGACCCGGCGGAGCACATCGTCGCCGAACTGGCCAACAACGCGGCCACCCACGGCCGCGTAGCGGGACGCGACTTCCGCCTGACCCTCTACGTCGTCGCCGACACCCTCCGCATCGAGGTCACGGACACCCGCGGCGACCTCCTCCCCCAAGGCACACCCACAGGCAGGGGCCTGCTCCTCGTGGAGGCGCTGGCCGACCGGTGGGGTGCGGCGGCGGGGCCTTATCCGCGCAAGACGGTGTGGGCCGAGGTCAGGCGTGGTACAGCACTCGCACGACCATCGTGTCCGCCGGCAGTGCGTCCAGGTAGGTGTTGA
- a CDS encoding MMPL family transporter: MATFLYKLGRLAFRRRHFVVLIWVALLAVAGVGAASAPSAGSTSFSIPGTEAQKAFDLLEQRFPGSSADGATARVVFQAPSGEKMTDAGNKATVEETVKELSNGSEVVSVADPYTANAVSRDGTVAYASVSYKVAGPELQDSTRDALDEAAQDARDAGLTVEVGGDALQTVAEAGAGEIVGIAIAAIVLVITLGSLVAAGLPLLTAMIGVGIGVSVITALASTLELGSTTSTLAVMIGLAVGIDYALFIVSRYRGELAEGRDREEAVGRATGTAGSAVVFAGLTVVIALAGLSVVKVPMLTKMGLAAAGTVVIAVLIALTMIPALLGYAGRKVQPTGEKSKLFGRRKAPKSPQTAAKPNMGTRWASFVVRRPVAVLLLGVVGLGALAAPVTSMELGLPDDGTQPTSTTQRRAYDILSEGFGPGFNGPLMIVGDARASDDPQAAATTVADRIKGLDDVAAVTPAQLNKAGDTFVITVIPDSKPASTQTEDLVHVIRDTGAGIKADTDAEVLVTGQTAMNIDFSQRMNDALIPYLGLVVGLAFLLLILVFRSILVPLKAALGFLLSVLAALGAVVAVFQWGWLSGLLGVEETGPIMSMMPIFMIGVVFGLAMDYEVFLVTRMREAYVHGEKPSQAVVTGFKYGARVVTAAAVIMMAVFAGFISSSESMVKMIGFGLAIAVFFDAFIVRMAIVPAVLSLLGKKAWWLPKWLDRALPNVDVEGEGLRTDAESKKDEDPDGDRALARV, from the coding sequence GTGGCCACGTTCCTGTACAAACTCGGCCGACTCGCCTTCAGGCGACGGCACTTCGTCGTCCTCATATGGGTGGCGCTGCTCGCCGTCGCGGGTGTCGGCGCGGCCAGCGCACCCAGCGCCGGATCCACCTCCTTCTCCATCCCCGGCACCGAGGCGCAGAAGGCCTTCGACCTGCTGGAGCAGCGCTTCCCGGGCAGCAGCGCGGACGGAGCGACCGCCCGCGTCGTATTCCAGGCGCCGAGCGGCGAGAAGATGACCGATGCCGGCAACAAGGCGACCGTCGAGGAGACCGTCAAGGAGCTGTCCAACGGCTCCGAGGTCGTCTCCGTCGCCGACCCGTACACGGCGAACGCCGTCAGCCGGGACGGCACGGTCGCGTACGCCTCGGTGTCCTACAAGGTCGCCGGCCCGGAGCTTCAGGACAGCACCCGGGACGCCCTGGACGAGGCCGCGCAGGACGCGCGGGACGCGGGGCTGACCGTCGAGGTCGGCGGTGACGCGCTCCAGACGGTCGCGGAGGCCGGGGCCGGCGAGATCGTCGGCATCGCCATCGCCGCGATCGTCCTCGTCATCACCCTGGGCTCGCTGGTCGCGGCCGGGCTGCCGCTGCTGACCGCGATGATCGGCGTGGGTATCGGCGTCTCCGTCATCACCGCCCTCGCCAGCACCCTGGAGCTGGGCTCGACCACGTCCACCCTGGCGGTGATGATCGGCCTCGCCGTCGGCATCGACTACGCCCTGTTCATCGTCTCCCGCTACCGGGGTGAGCTGGCCGAGGGCCGTGATCGCGAGGAGGCGGTCGGACGGGCCACCGGCACGGCGGGTTCCGCGGTGGTCTTCGCCGGCCTGACGGTCGTGATCGCCTTGGCCGGCCTCTCGGTCGTCAAGGTCCCGATGCTGACCAAGATGGGCCTCGCGGCGGCGGGCACGGTCGTCATCGCCGTCCTGATCGCCCTGACCATGATCCCGGCGCTGCTCGGCTACGCGGGCCGGAAGGTCCAGCCGACGGGTGAGAAGAGCAAGCTGTTCGGCCGCCGGAAGGCACCGAAGAGCCCGCAGACGGCGGCCAAGCCCAACATGGGCACCCGCTGGGCGAGCTTCGTCGTCCGCCGTCCCGTCGCCGTCCTGCTCCTCGGCGTGGTCGGCCTGGGCGCCCTCGCGGCCCCGGTCACCTCGATGGAACTGGGTCTGCCCGACGACGGCACACAGCCGACGTCCACCACGCAGCGCCGCGCCTACGACATCCTGTCGGAGGGCTTCGGCCCCGGTTTCAACGGCCCGTTGATGATCGTGGGCGACGCCAGGGCGAGCGACGACCCGCAGGCCGCCGCCACGACGGTGGCCGACAGGATCAAGGGCCTGGACGACGTCGCGGCGGTGACCCCGGCGCAACTCAACAAGGCCGGGGACACCTTCGTCATCACCGTCATCCCGGACTCCAAGCCCGCCTCGACGCAGACAGAGGACCTGGTCCACGTCATCCGTGACACCGGTGCCGGCATCAAGGCCGACACGGACGCGGAGGTGCTCGTCACCGGCCAGACGGCCATGAACATCGACTTCTCGCAGCGGATGAACGACGCGCTGATCCCCTACCTGGGTCTCGTCGTCGGCCTGGCCTTCCTCCTGCTGATCCTGGTCTTCCGCTCGATCCTGGTCCCCCTCAAGGCGGCCCTCGGCTTCCTGTTGAGCGTGCTCGCCGCGCTGGGCGCCGTCGTCGCGGTCTTCCAGTGGGGCTGGCTGTCCGGCCTGCTGGGCGTCGAGGAGACCGGACCGATCATGTCGATGATGCCGATCTTCATGATCGGCGTGGTCTTCGGGCTGGCCATGGACTACGAGGTGTTCCTCGTGACGCGGATGCGCGAGGCGTACGTCCACGGCGAGAAGCCGAGCCAGGCGGTGGTGACCGGCTTCAAGTACGGCGCCAGGGTGGTCACGGCGGCCGCGGTGATCATGATGGCGGTGTTCGCGGGCTTCATCAGCTCCAGCGAGTCCATGGTCAAGATGATCGGCTTCGGCCTGGCGATCGCGGTCTTCTTCGACGCCTTCATCGTGCGGATGGCCATCGTCCCGGCGGTCCTGTCCCTGCTCGGCAAGAAGGCCTGGTGGCTCCCGAAGTGGCTCGACCGCGCCCTGCCGAACGTGGACGTGGAGGGCGAGGGGCTGCGCACGGACGCCGAATCGAAGAAGGACGAGGACCCGGACGGGGACCGCGCGCTGGCACGCGTCTGA
- a CDS encoding TetR/AcrR family transcriptional regulator produces the protein MTEAATARRSRITPEREAELYEAVLDLLREVGYDALTMDAVAARTRSSKATLYRQWGGKPELVAKAVRHSKPGGIGLGDIDTGSLKGDLHALTMRSDDCEMEQNSALMRGLAMAVHSNPDLLRAFREHLIDPEMAEFRRVVQRAIDRGEVRADNPAIDYMMHMMMGGFAARTMLDELPPTQAFLISYIDAVVLPALGVPSD, from the coding sequence GTGACCGAGGCCGCAACCGCGCGTCGCAGCCGCATCACCCCGGAGCGCGAGGCCGAGTTGTACGAGGCCGTGCTCGACCTGCTCCGGGAGGTCGGCTACGACGCCCTCACCATGGACGCCGTGGCGGCCCGCACCCGGTCCAGCAAGGCGACGCTCTACCGCCAGTGGGGTGGCAAGCCGGAGCTGGTGGCGAAGGCGGTCCGGCACAGCAAGCCGGGCGGCATCGGCCTCGGCGACATCGACACCGGATCGCTGAAGGGTGACCTGCACGCTCTCACCATGCGCTCGGACGACTGCGAGATGGAGCAGAACTCCGCCCTGATGCGGGGTCTGGCCATGGCCGTGCACAGCAACCCGGACCTCCTGCGGGCGTTCCGGGAGCACCTCATCGATCCGGAGATGGCGGAGTTCCGTCGCGTGGTGCAGCGGGCGATCGACCGGGGCGAGGTCCGTGCGGACAACCCGGCGATCGACTACATGATGCACATGATGATGGGCGGGTTCGCCGCCCGCACGATGCTCGACGAGCTGCCGCCGACCCAGGCCTTCCTCATCTCGTACATCGACGCCGTGGTCCTCCCCGCCCTCGGCGTTCCGAGCGACTGA
- a CDS encoding S41 family peptidase — protein MSYLRLPHLSGDLLCFVAEDDLWLAPLDGPGRAWRLTVDRTKIGHPRFSPDGRHIAYTSWRSLVPEIHLVPVDGGPGTQLTHWGSADTQVCGWTPDGIILAVASHGEPFSHFTWAYKLSLGGDPGRKLPWGPCSDIQVADLDGERKTLLLTGTPPHEPAAWKRYRGGATGRLWLHGERLLPDIGGHLHSPMFVGGRIAFLCDHEGVGNLYSCAHDGSDLRRHTDHDAFYARHASSDGTRVVYQCAGDLWIVDDLAADCEPRRLDVRLSGPRAGRRRYQVPAAQHIDGISVDETGRASAVVVRGSLYWLTHRDGPARTMTDTPGVRVRLPEMLGSVGQVAYVTDAEGEDAIEIAYLPRATGDREPRRLASGELGRVLEMVADPKGERLAIASHDGRLLLTDVTEDSNGEVTELIRSVNGPVRDLAFSPDGAWLTWSHPGIGRSLRQIKLARISGAGEGARGIVDVTNGRFEDENPVFTRDGRYLAFLSWRGFDPVYDVHTGDLSFPLGCRPYLVPLSSATPSPFALNPEGRPAAGGLDPVEDEEGGDAGTTTVEVEGLESRVTPFPVTASKYSALHPVSGGGLVWLRWPISGALGETFANPDDMTGRPTLEHFNISKAKKAELVDHLDWFAVSGDGSRLVLVDEGELRGVPASDTGDSDTTVWIDLRRILHEVDPTAEWRQSYAEAGRLIRAYFWEPEMCGIDWDAVLDQYRPLVERVASPDEFADLLREVLGELGTSHAYVTAARRNEGPAHYQRWQGLLGANFVRRDEGWMVKRILPGESSDSKARSPLAGTGIREGAVLTHVDGRPVDPTAGPYPLLAGSGGTTVELTFTPAEGEAGRARRVAVVPLVDERPLRYQDWVAKRRDVVRELSGGRCGYLHIPDMGGSGWAQFNRDLRMEMSRPALIVDVRGNAGGHISELVVEKLTRTILGWDLTRNAQPVSYASNAPRGPVVALADEATSSDGDMITAAFKLLKLGPVVGQRTWGGVVGMTGRHRLGDGTVITVPMNAAWFDAYGWSIENKGVTPDVEILRTPLDWAEGRHAQLTDAVELALELLETNPPATPPDYTHAPDRSRPKLPPRS, from the coding sequence GTGAGCTACCTGCGCCTACCGCATCTGAGCGGCGATCTGCTGTGCTTCGTGGCCGAGGACGACCTGTGGCTGGCCCCCCTCGACGGCCCGGGCCGCGCCTGGCGACTCACCGTGGACCGCACCAAGATCGGCCACCCCCGCTTCTCCCCCGACGGCCGGCACATCGCGTACACGAGCTGGCGCAGTCTGGTCCCCGAGATCCACCTGGTCCCGGTGGACGGCGGCCCGGGCACCCAGCTCACCCACTGGGGGTCGGCGGACACCCAGGTCTGCGGCTGGACACCCGACGGCATCATCCTCGCCGTCGCCTCCCACGGCGAGCCCTTCTCCCACTTCACCTGGGCCTACAAGCTCAGCCTCGGCGGCGACCCCGGCCGCAAACTCCCCTGGGGACCGTGCTCCGACATCCAGGTCGCCGACCTCGACGGCGAGCGCAAGACCCTGCTCCTGACGGGCACCCCGCCCCACGAACCGGCCGCCTGGAAGCGCTACCGGGGCGGGGCCACGGGCCGACTCTGGCTGCACGGCGAGCGCCTGCTCCCGGACATCGGCGGCCACCTCCACTCCCCCATGTTCGTCGGCGGCCGCATCGCCTTCCTCTGCGACCACGAGGGCGTCGGCAACCTCTACTCCTGCGCCCACGACGGCTCCGACCTGCGCCGCCACACCGACCACGACGCCTTCTACGCCCGGCACGCCTCAAGTGACGGCACCCGGGTGGTGTACCAGTGCGCGGGCGACCTGTGGATCGTGGACGACCTCGCCGCGGACTGCGAGCCGCGCCGCCTCGACGTACGGCTGAGCGGGCCGCGCGCGGGACGCCGCAGGTACCAGGTGCCCGCAGCCCAGCACATCGACGGCATCTCCGTGGACGAGACGGGCCGCGCGAGCGCCGTGGTCGTCCGCGGCAGCCTCTACTGGCTGACCCACCGGGACGGCCCGGCCCGCACGATGACCGACACCCCGGGCGTACGGGTCCGGCTTCCGGAGATGCTCGGCTCGGTCGGCCAGGTCGCGTATGTGACGGACGCGGAGGGCGAGGACGCCATCGAGATCGCGTACCTGCCGCGCGCCACGGGCGACCGCGAGCCGCGCCGGCTGGCCTCCGGCGAGCTGGGCCGGGTCCTGGAGATGGTCGCCGACCCGAAGGGCGAGCGCCTCGCGATCGCCTCGCACGACGGCCGGCTGCTCCTGACCGACGTGACCGAGGACTCCAACGGCGAGGTCACGGAGCTGATCCGCTCGGTCAACGGCCCGGTACGGGACCTGGCCTTCTCCCCGGACGGGGCCTGGCTGACCTGGTCGCATCCCGGGATCGGCCGCTCCCTGCGCCAGATCAAGCTGGCCCGGATCTCCGGAGCCGGGGAAGGGGCCCGTGGAATCGTCGACGTCACCAACGGCCGCTTCGAGGACGAGAACCCGGTGTTCACCCGGGACGGCCGGTACCTGGCCTTCCTCTCCTGGCGGGGCTTCGACCCGGTGTACGACGTCCACACCGGCGACCTGTCCTTCCCGCTGGGCTGCCGCCCCTACCTGGTGCCCCTGTCCTCCGCGACCCCCTCCCCCTTCGCCCTGAACCCCGAGGGCCGGCCGGCCGCCGGTGGCCTGGACCCGGTGGAGGACGAGGAGGGCGGGGACGCCGGTACGACGACCGTCGAGGTGGAGGGCCTGGAGAGCAGGGTCACCCCCTTCCCGGTCACCGCCTCCAAGTACTCCGCGCTGCACCCGGTCTCGGGCGGCGGACTGGTCTGGCTGCGCTGGCCGATCTCGGGCGCGCTGGGCGAGACCTTCGCCAACCCGGACGACATGACCGGGCGGCCGACCCTCGAACACTTCAACATCAGCAAGGCGAAGAAGGCCGAACTCGTCGACCATCTGGACTGGTTCGCGGTGAGCGGCGACGGGTCCCGCCTGGTCCTGGTCGACGAAGGCGAACTGCGGGGGGTGCCCGCGTCCGACACCGGCGACAGCGACACGACGGTGTGGATCGACCTGCGCCGCATCCTGCACGAGGTGGACCCGACGGCGGAGTGGAGGCAGTCGTACGCGGAGGCGGGCCGGCTGATCCGGGCGTACTTCTGGGAGCCGGAGATGTGCGGCATCGACTGGGACGCGGTCCTCGACCAGTACCGCCCCCTGGTCGAACGCGTCGCCTCCCCCGACGAGTTCGCCGACCTCCTGCGCGAGGTACTGGGCGAACTGGGCACCTCGCACGCGTACGTCACCGCCGCCCGCCGCAATGAGGGCCCGGCCCACTACCAGCGCTGGCAGGGCCTGCTGGGCGCCAACTTCGTCCGCAGGGACGAGGGCTGGATGGTCAAGCGCATCCTCCCCGGCGAATCCTCCGACTCCAAGGCCCGCTCCCCGCTGGCGGGCACCGGCATCCGGGAAGGCGCGGTACTCACCCACGTCGACGGCCGCCCGGTGGACCCGACCGCGGGCCCCTACCCCCTCCTGGCCGGCTCCGGCGGCACCACGGTCGAGCTGACGTTCACCCCGGCAGAGGGTGAGGCGGGCCGGGCACGGCGGGTGGCGGTGGTCCCCCTCGTCGACGAGCGCCCGCTCCGCTACCAGGACTGGGTCGCCAAACGCCGCGACGTCGTACGGGAGTTGAGCGGCGGCCGCTGCGGCTACCTGCACATCCCGGACATGGGCGGCTCGGGCTGGGCCCAGTTCAACCGGGACCTGCGGATGGAGATGTCACGCCCCGCCCTGATCGTCGACGTACGCGGCAACGCGGGCGGCCACATCAGCGAACTGGTCGTGGAGAAGCTGACCCGCACGATCCTCGGCTGGGACCTCACCCGCAACGCCCAGCCGGTGTCGTACGCGTCCAACGCCCCGAGGGGCCCGGTGGTCGCCCTGGCCGACGAAGCGACGTCCTCGGACGGCGACATGATCACGGCCGCCTTCAAACTCCTCAAGCTGGGCCCGGTCGTCGGCCAGCGCACCTGGGGCGGAGTCGTCGGCATGACCGGCCGCCACCGCCTGGGCGACGGCACGGTGATCACGGTCCCGATGAACGCGGCCTGGTTCGACGCCTACGGCTGGTCCATCGAGAACAAGGGCGTAACCCCGGACGTGGAAATCCTCCGCACCCCCCTGGACTGGGCAGAGGGCCGCCACGCCCAACTGACCGACGCGGTGGAACTGGCCCTGGAGCTACTGGAGACCAACCCGCCCGCGACACCCCCGGATTACACCCACGCCCCAGACCGCTCCCGCCCCAAACTGCCACCACGCTCGTGA
- a CDS encoding SDR family oxidoreductase yields the protein MSRVSLEGQVAVVTGAARGVGELLARKLSARGAKVALVGLEPDALKQVCERLHSDSDHWYADVTDHEAMARVAREVKERFGKVDIVVANAGVATGGPFVDSDPEAWRRVIEVNLIGSAVTARAFLPVLTESRGYLLQIASLAAITPAPMMTAYCASKSGVEAYAHSLRAEVGHQGVRVGVGYLSWTDTDMVRGADQDDVMRELRKRLPWPSNKTYPLGPAVERIVAGIERRSSHVYGQWWLRGMQGVRGYLPGIIGTVGQREMKRFAGRLEGMRTGLVGAGGAADEQERTTRRN from the coding sequence ATGAGCAGGGTGAGCCTGGAAGGTCAGGTCGCCGTCGTCACGGGGGCGGCTCGGGGCGTCGGTGAGCTGCTCGCCCGCAAGCTCTCCGCACGCGGTGCGAAGGTGGCGCTCGTCGGGCTGGAGCCGGACGCCCTCAAGCAGGTCTGCGAACGGCTGCACAGCGACAGCGACCACTGGTACGCCGATGTCACCGACCACGAGGCGATGGCCCGGGTGGCGCGGGAGGTCAAGGAGCGGTTCGGGAAGGTCGACATCGTCGTCGCCAACGCCGGGGTCGCGACCGGCGGGCCGTTCGTCGACTCCGATCCCGAGGCGTGGCGGCGGGTCATCGAGGTCAACCTCATCGGGTCGGCGGTGACCGCGCGGGCGTTTCTGCCGGTGCTGACGGAGAGCCGGGGGTATCTGCTGCAGATAGCCTCGCTCGCGGCGATCACTCCGGCGCCGATGATGACCGCGTACTGCGCGTCCAAGTCGGGTGTGGAGGCGTACGCGCACAGTCTGCGGGCCGAAGTCGGCCACCAGGGCGTACGGGTGGGGGTCGGGTATCTGTCCTGGACCGACACCGACATGGTGCGCGGGGCCGATCAGGACGACGTCATGCGGGAGTTGAGGAAGCGGCTGCCCTGGCCGTCCAACAAGACCTATCCGCTGGGGCCGGCGGTCGAGCGGATCGTCGCCGGGATCGAACGGCGGTCCAGTCATGTGTACGGGCAGTGGTGGCTGCGCGGGATGCAGGGCGTGCGCGGGTATCTGCCGGGGATCATCGGCACTGTGGGCCAGCGGGAGATGAAACGCTTCGCCGGGCGGCTGGAGGGGATGCGTACCGGGCTGGTCGGGGCGGGGGGCGCCGCCGATGAGCAGGAGAGAACTACGCGGCGTAACTGA